One window of the Oncorhynchus clarkii lewisi isolate Uvic-CL-2024 chromosome 19, UVic_Ocla_1.0, whole genome shotgun sequence genome contains the following:
- the LOC139375139 gene encoding beta-soluble NSF attachment protein-like isoform X2: MHVRCTPEQLTCSRWPRTGLLLVMRSARGPGSTCSCRTNWTQLLASSTQGTLTRRLILRGRFTIAAKHHITIAEVYESELVDIEKAIAHYEQAADYYKGEESNSSANKCLLKVGHYSAQLEQYPKAIEIYEQVATNTMDNPLLKYNAKEYFFKASLCHFIVDELNAKLAIEKYEEMFPAFADSRECKLLKKLLDAHEEQNCEAFTEAVKEFDSISRLDQWLTTMLLRIKKTIQGDAGDLK; the protein is encoded by the exons ATGCATGTGAGATGTACGCCAGAGCAGCTAACATGTTCAAGATGGCCAAGAACTGGACTG ctgctgGTAATGCGTTCTGCCAGGGGGCCCGGCTCCACATGCAGCTGCAGAACAAACTGGACTCAGCTACTAGCTTCGTCGACGCAGGGAACGCTTACAAGAAGGCTGATCCTCAGG GGTAGGTTTACTATTGCAGCCAAACATCACATCACTATCGCAGAGGTGTATGAGTCTGAGCTGGTGGACATAGAGAAG GCGATCGCCCACTATGAGCAGGCAGCCGATTATTATAAAGGGGAGGAGTCCAACAG ttctgCTAACAAGTGTCTGCTGAAGGTGGGCCACTACAGTGCTCAGCTGGAGCAGTATCCGAAAGCCATTGAGATCTACGAGCAG gtggcCACCAATACCATGGACAACCCCCTGCTGAAGTATAATGCCAAAGAGTACTTCTTTAAAGCCTCCCTCTGTCACTTCATAGTGGATGAACTCAACGCAAag CTGGCCATAGAGAAGTATGAGGAGATGTTTCCTGCTTTCGCAGACTCCAGAGAGTGCAAGCTGCTGAAG aagTTGCTGGATGCCCATGAGGAGCAGAACTGTGAGGCGTTTACTGAAGCTGTTAAAGAGTTTGACTCCATCTCTCGTCTGGACCAATGGCTCACCACCATGCTGCTCCGTATCAAGAAGACCATCCAGGGAGATGCTGGAGATCTCaaataa
- the LOC139375139 gene encoding beta-soluble NSF attachment protein-like isoform X1 codes for MDTSGKEKEAMQLMAEADKKVKSSGSFLGGMFGGSHHKVEDACEMYARAANMFKMAKNWTAAGNAFCQGARLHMQLQNKLDSATSFVDAGNAYKKADPQEAINCLNAAIDIYTDMGRFTIAAKHHITIAEVYESELVDIEKAIAHYEQAADYYKGEESNSSANKCLLKVGHYSAQLEQYPKAIEIYEQVATNTMDNPLLKYNAKEYFFKASLCHFIVDELNAKLAIEKYEEMFPAFADSRECKLLKKLLDAHEEQNCEAFTEAVKEFDSISRLDQWLTTMLLRIKKTIQGDAGDLK; via the exons ATGGATACCTCCGGGAAAGAGAAGGAGGCGATGCAGCTGATGGCTGAAGCCGACAAGAAGGTCAAATCCTCCGGCTCATTCCTGGGGGGGATGTTCGG gggGAGTCACCATAAAGTAGAAGATGCATGTGAGATGTACGCCAGAGCAGCTAACATGTTCAAGATGGCCAAGAACTGGACTG ctgctgGTAATGCGTTCTGCCAGGGGGCCCGGCTCCACATGCAGCTGCAGAACAAACTGGACTCAGCTACTAGCTTCGTCGACGCAGGGAACGCTTACAAGAAGGCTGATCCTCAGG AGGCTATCAACTGTCTAAATGCAGCCATCGATATTTACACTGACATG GGTAGGTTTACTATTGCAGCCAAACATCACATCACTATCGCAGAGGTGTATGAGTCTGAGCTGGTGGACATAGAGAAG GCGATCGCCCACTATGAGCAGGCAGCCGATTATTATAAAGGGGAGGAGTCCAACAG ttctgCTAACAAGTGTCTGCTGAAGGTGGGCCACTACAGTGCTCAGCTGGAGCAGTATCCGAAAGCCATTGAGATCTACGAGCAG gtggcCACCAATACCATGGACAACCCCCTGCTGAAGTATAATGCCAAAGAGTACTTCTTTAAAGCCTCCCTCTGTCACTTCATAGTGGATGAACTCAACGCAAag CTGGCCATAGAGAAGTATGAGGAGATGTTTCCTGCTTTCGCAGACTCCAGAGAGTGCAAGCTGCTGAAG aagTTGCTGGATGCCCATGAGGAGCAGAACTGTGAGGCGTTTACTGAAGCTGTTAAAGAGTTTGACTCCATCTCTCGTCTGGACCAATGGCTCACCACCATGCTGCTCCGTATCAAGAAGACCATCCAGGGAGATGCTGGAGATCTCaaataa
- the LOC139375137 gene encoding DNA helicase MCM8 isoform X1 — protein sequence MSGEGSAHSSCRGGQRGGWRGGGGGWRGRPWRGNSRPPSAQRGSSQSRVSQTTLDRLSPYKGWALYFTEGFIDSSPYVEKIKVFEQYFTSQIHLYDKDEIERQGSVLVDYKALVEDKEVCMALPELSNQLREQPETTLNCLGLAIHQVLTMDLERHAAELQGEGLSGGATPIINIPHISARLYNYEPLTALRTLRASVFGRLVCVRGTVVRVSNIRPLCTRLAFTCSGCSHTHTLTLPHGKFTTPTKCVQPQCRSRSFVPNRSSPLTLTVDWQNIKVQELIGGEQREAGRIPRTVECHLTSDLCDSAVPGDTVTITGTVRVSQDDGGSRGKKDKCMFLLYIEANSVSNSKGQKVKEAGGQGSSGGERSSGIEFSLKELYAIQEIHSQPDLLKLIVHSLCPAIYGHLLVKAGLSLALFGGSQKHADDKNRIPIRGDPHILVVGDPGLGKSQMLQAVCNVAPRGIYVCGNTTSTSGLTVTLSRDAGSGDYALEAGALVLGDQGRGVCAYIPTVIIQPVIIQPICAICVFVSGLCCIDEFDKLGHQQQALLEAMEQQTISLAKAGLVCSLPARTSVIAAANPAGGHYNRAKTVSENLKMGSALLSRFDVVFLLLDVPDESHDRRLSEHVMAVRSGKGGASGAVVTRGDYHQSQSSLLEPSDTPLSDRLQVCPGECVDPIPHSLLRKYVGYARRYVHPSLSTAAAQTLQDFYLSLRSHTHPVDSTPITTRQLESLIRLTEARAKLELRETATKSDAEDVVEIMKHSLADTFSDGSGGLDFERSVLGVGMSQRSTAKRFITALNTHAQRTHTMLYDLTQLRSLAKDLNIQVADFEGFISSLNEQGYLLKKGHRQYQLQTI from the exons ATGAGTGGAGAGGGTTCTGCTCACAGCTCCTGCAGAGGAGGgcagaggggaggatggaggggaggaggagggggatggaggggaagaCCATGGAGAGGAAACTCTCGCCCCCCCAGTGCTCAAAGAG GGTCCTCTCAGTCCCGTGTGTCTCAGACCACTCTGGACAGACTCTCTCCCTATAAAGGCTGGGCCCTCTACTTCACTGAAG GTTTCATAGATAGTTCTCCGTATGTGGAGAAGATCAAAGTGTTTGAACAGTACTTCACCTCACAGATACACCTCTATGACAAA gatGAGATTGAGCGTCAGGGCAGTGTGTTGGTGGACTATAAGGCTCTTGTTGAAGATAAGGAGGTGTGTATGGCTCTTCCGGAACTGTCCAATCAGCTGAGAGAACAACCAGAGACCACCCTCAACTGTCTGGGCCTCGCCATACACCAG gttttGACAATGGACTTGGAGAGACACGCTGCAGAGTTACAGGGGGAAGGGCTTTCTGGGGGAGCCACACCCATCATTAACATACCCCACATCAGCGCCAG gTTGTATAACTATGAGCCATTGACAGCCCTGAGGACGCTGCGTGCGAGTGTGTTTGGTCGgttggtgtgtgtgagggggacCGTGGTACGTGTCAGCAACATCAGACCACTCTGCACACGCTTGGCTTTCACCTGCTCCggctgctctcacacacacacactcaccctgccACATGGCAAGTTTACCACGCCCACCAAG tGTGTGCAGCCACAGTGTCGTAGTCGTTCTTTCGTCCCCAACAGGAGCTCCCCTCTCACCCTTACTGTTGACTGGCAGAATATCAA ggtCCAGGAGCTGattggaggagagcagagggaggcaGGGCGGATCCCTCGGACGGTGGAATGtcacctgacctctgacctctgtgacAGTGCGGTCCCTGGAGACACCGTTACTATTACTGGAACAGTCCGAGTCAGCCAAGACGACG gcggCAGCAGGGGGAAGAAGGATAAGTGTATGTTCCTGCTCTACATTGAGGCCAACTCCGTCAGCAACTCTAAAG GTCAGAAAGTGAAGGAGGCTGGAGGTCAGGGGTCATCTGGAGGTGAAAGGTCATCGGGAATAGAGTTCTCTTTGAAGGAGCTGTATGCCATCCAGGAAATACACAGCCAACCTGATCTACTGAAGCTCATCGTACA CTCCTTGTGTCCAGCCATCTATGGCCACCTG ctAGTTAAAGCAGGTCTGTCCTTAGCGTTGTTTGGAGGCAGTCAGAAGCACGCTGATGATAAGAACAGGATTCCCATCAGAGGAGACCCTCATATACTGGTGGTGGGAGACCCTGGCCTGGGGAAGAGTCAGATGCTACAG gcggtGTGTAATGTGGCTCCCAGGGGGATCTATGTGTGTGGTAACACTACCAGTACGTCAGGGCTGACCGTTACTCTGTCCAGAGACGCCGGCTCTGGAGACTACGCACTCGAGGCTGGAGCTCTGGTACTAGGAGACCAAGGTAGGGGTGTGTGCGCTTACATCCCAACTGTCATCATCCAACCTGTCATCATCCAACCTATCTGTgccatttgtgtgtttgtgtcagggcTGTGCTGTATAGATGAGTTTGATAAGCTGGGCCATCAGCAACAAGCGTTACTAGAGGCCATGGAGCAGCAGACCATCAGTCTGGCTAAGGCTGGTCTGGTGTGCTCCCTACCTGCTAGAACCTCTGTTATCGCTGCTGCTAACCCTGCTGGAGGACACTACAACAGGGCCAAGACGGTCTCCGAAAACCTCAA gatgggCAGTGCCCTCCTTTCGAGGTTTGACGTGGTCTTCCTCCTATTGGATGTTCCTGATGAGTCGCATGACCGCCGGCTGTCGGAACATGTCATGGCCGTCAGGTCAGGGAAGGGAGGGGCTTCAGGTGCAGTGGTTACACGAGGAGACTACCATCAATCACAGAGCTCGCTGCTGGAGCCCTCCGACACACCTCTTTCTGACCGGCTGCAG GTGTGTCCAGGGGAGTGTGTAGACCCCATCCCCCACTCCCTGCTGAGAAAATATGTTGGTTATGCCCGTCGCTACGTTCATCCCTCACTCTCTACCGCCGCTGCCCAGACGCTCCAGGACTTCTACCTCTCcctacgctcacacacacaccccgtcgACAGCACACCCATCACCACACGCCAGCTGGAGTCCCTCATCCGCCTCACAGAG GCACGGGCGAAGCTGGAGCTCAGAGAGACAGCCACCAAGAGTGACGCTGAAGACGTAGTGGAGATCATgaaacacag tctggcAGATACCTTCTCTGATGGTAGTGGAGGTCTGGACTTTGAGCGGTCAGTACTGGGTGTTGGGATGAGTCAGCGTTCGACTGCCAAGAGATTTATCACTGCGCTCAACACACACGCTCAGCGCACACACACCATGTTGTACGACCTCACACAGCTACGCAGCCTGGCCAAGGACCTCAACATACAg GTTGCAGACTTTGAAGGTTTCATCAGTTCTCTGAATGAACAAGGCTACCTGCTGAAGAAAGGACACAGACAGTACCAGCTACAGACTATATAA
- the LOC139375137 gene encoding DNA helicase MCM8 isoform X2, giving the protein MSGEGSAHSSCRGGQRGGWRGGGGGWRGRPWRGNSRPPSAQRGSSQSRVSQTTLDRLSPYKGWALYFTEGFIDSSPYVEKIKVFEQYFTSQIHLYDKDEIERQGSVLVDYKALVEDKEVCMALPELSNQLREQPETTLNCLGLAIHQVLTMDLERHAAELQGEGLSGGATPIINIPHISARLYNYEPLTALRTLRASVFGRLVCVRGTVVRVSNIRPLCTRLAFTCSGCSHTHTLTLPHGKFTTPTKCVQPQCRSRSFVPNRSSPLTLTVDWQNIKVQELIGGEQREAGRIPRTVECHLTSDLCDSAVPGDTVTITGTVRVSQDDGGSRGKKDKCMFLLYIEANSVSNSKGQKVKEAGGQGSSGGERSSGIEFSLKELYAIQEIHSQPDLLKLIVHSLCPAIYGHLLVKAGLSLALFGGSQKHADDKNRIPIRGDPHILVVGDPGLGKSQMLQAVCNVAPRGIYVCGNTTSTSGLTVTLSRDAGSGDYALEAGALVLGDQGLCCIDEFDKLGHQQQALLEAMEQQTISLAKAGLVCSLPARTSVIAAANPAGGHYNRAKTVSENLKMGSALLSRFDVVFLLLDVPDESHDRRLSEHVMAVRSGKGGASGAVVTRGDYHQSQSSLLEPSDTPLSDRLQVCPGECVDPIPHSLLRKYVGYARRYVHPSLSTAAAQTLQDFYLSLRSHTHPVDSTPITTRQLESLIRLTEARAKLELRETATKSDAEDVVEIMKHSLADTFSDGSGGLDFERSVLGVGMSQRSTAKRFITALNTHAQRTHTMLYDLTQLRSLAKDLNIQVADFEGFISSLNEQGYLLKKGHRQYQLQTI; this is encoded by the exons ATGAGTGGAGAGGGTTCTGCTCACAGCTCCTGCAGAGGAGGgcagaggggaggatggaggggaggaggagggggatggaggggaagaCCATGGAGAGGAAACTCTCGCCCCCCCAGTGCTCAAAGAG GGTCCTCTCAGTCCCGTGTGTCTCAGACCACTCTGGACAGACTCTCTCCCTATAAAGGCTGGGCCCTCTACTTCACTGAAG GTTTCATAGATAGTTCTCCGTATGTGGAGAAGATCAAAGTGTTTGAACAGTACTTCACCTCACAGATACACCTCTATGACAAA gatGAGATTGAGCGTCAGGGCAGTGTGTTGGTGGACTATAAGGCTCTTGTTGAAGATAAGGAGGTGTGTATGGCTCTTCCGGAACTGTCCAATCAGCTGAGAGAACAACCAGAGACCACCCTCAACTGTCTGGGCCTCGCCATACACCAG gttttGACAATGGACTTGGAGAGACACGCTGCAGAGTTACAGGGGGAAGGGCTTTCTGGGGGAGCCACACCCATCATTAACATACCCCACATCAGCGCCAG gTTGTATAACTATGAGCCATTGACAGCCCTGAGGACGCTGCGTGCGAGTGTGTTTGGTCGgttggtgtgtgtgagggggacCGTGGTACGTGTCAGCAACATCAGACCACTCTGCACACGCTTGGCTTTCACCTGCTCCggctgctctcacacacacacactcaccctgccACATGGCAAGTTTACCACGCCCACCAAG tGTGTGCAGCCACAGTGTCGTAGTCGTTCTTTCGTCCCCAACAGGAGCTCCCCTCTCACCCTTACTGTTGACTGGCAGAATATCAA ggtCCAGGAGCTGattggaggagagcagagggaggcaGGGCGGATCCCTCGGACGGTGGAATGtcacctgacctctgacctctgtgacAGTGCGGTCCCTGGAGACACCGTTACTATTACTGGAACAGTCCGAGTCAGCCAAGACGACG gcggCAGCAGGGGGAAGAAGGATAAGTGTATGTTCCTGCTCTACATTGAGGCCAACTCCGTCAGCAACTCTAAAG GTCAGAAAGTGAAGGAGGCTGGAGGTCAGGGGTCATCTGGAGGTGAAAGGTCATCGGGAATAGAGTTCTCTTTGAAGGAGCTGTATGCCATCCAGGAAATACACAGCCAACCTGATCTACTGAAGCTCATCGTACA CTCCTTGTGTCCAGCCATCTATGGCCACCTG ctAGTTAAAGCAGGTCTGTCCTTAGCGTTGTTTGGAGGCAGTCAGAAGCACGCTGATGATAAGAACAGGATTCCCATCAGAGGAGACCCTCATATACTGGTGGTGGGAGACCCTGGCCTGGGGAAGAGTCAGATGCTACAG gcggtGTGTAATGTGGCTCCCAGGGGGATCTATGTGTGTGGTAACACTACCAGTACGTCAGGGCTGACCGTTACTCTGTCCAGAGACGCCGGCTCTGGAGACTACGCACTCGAGGCTGGAGCTCTGGTACTAGGAGACCAAG ggcTGTGCTGTATAGATGAGTTTGATAAGCTGGGCCATCAGCAACAAGCGTTACTAGAGGCCATGGAGCAGCAGACCATCAGTCTGGCTAAGGCTGGTCTGGTGTGCTCCCTACCTGCTAGAACCTCTGTTATCGCTGCTGCTAACCCTGCTGGAGGACACTACAACAGGGCCAAGACGGTCTCCGAAAACCTCAA gatgggCAGTGCCCTCCTTTCGAGGTTTGACGTGGTCTTCCTCCTATTGGATGTTCCTGATGAGTCGCATGACCGCCGGCTGTCGGAACATGTCATGGCCGTCAGGTCAGGGAAGGGAGGGGCTTCAGGTGCAGTGGTTACACGAGGAGACTACCATCAATCACAGAGCTCGCTGCTGGAGCCCTCCGACACACCTCTTTCTGACCGGCTGCAG GTGTGTCCAGGGGAGTGTGTAGACCCCATCCCCCACTCCCTGCTGAGAAAATATGTTGGTTATGCCCGTCGCTACGTTCATCCCTCACTCTCTACCGCCGCTGCCCAGACGCTCCAGGACTTCTACCTCTCcctacgctcacacacacaccccgtcgACAGCACACCCATCACCACACGCCAGCTGGAGTCCCTCATCCGCCTCACAGAG GCACGGGCGAAGCTGGAGCTCAGAGAGACAGCCACCAAGAGTGACGCTGAAGACGTAGTGGAGATCATgaaacacag tctggcAGATACCTTCTCTGATGGTAGTGGAGGTCTGGACTTTGAGCGGTCAGTACTGGGTGTTGGGATGAGTCAGCGTTCGACTGCCAAGAGATTTATCACTGCGCTCAACACACACGCTCAGCGCACACACACCATGTTGTACGACCTCACACAGCTACGCAGCCTGGCCAAGGACCTCAACATACAg GTTGCAGACTTTGAAGGTTTCATCAGTTCTCTGAATGAACAAGGCTACCTGCTGAAGAAAGGACACAGACAGTACCAGCTACAGACTATATAA